The following coding sequences are from one Bradyrhizobium sp. 200 window:
- a CDS encoding DUF1153 domain-containing protein, whose amino-acid sequence MTEPHRPRVKYVIGPDGSPLTIADLPAPGTKRWVIRRKAEVVAAVRGGLLSLEEACSRYTLTVDEFLSWQFSIDQHGLAGLRTTRIQQYRQ is encoded by the coding sequence ATGACAGAACCCCATCGCCCGAGGGTAAAATACGTCATCGGGCCTGACGGCAGCCCGTTAACAATTGCTGACCTACCCGCGCCGGGAACCAAACGGTGGGTGATCCGCCGCAAGGCCGAAGTCGTTGCCGCGGTCCGCGGAGGCCTGCTCTCCCTCGAGGAAGCCTGTAGCCGCTATACGTTGACGGTCGACGAATTCCTGTCCTGGCAGTTTTCCATCGATCAGCATGGCCTGGCCGGCTTGCGGACCACCCGCATCCAGCAATATCGGCAGTAA
- a CDS encoding flagellar hook capping FlgD N-terminal domain-containing protein — protein sequence MAVDATMPSTVVSAAGTGTATSNNTASTATTGIADNFQTFLTLLTTQLQHQNPLDPLDTNQFTQQLVQFAGIEQQLKSNEQLKSLVEIEKSTQATNALIYVGNTVAVDGSKAVFDKSATWNFQPDKDITATITITNSAGQTAYTGNYPLKKAGSSFIWDGRGNDGVQWPAGTYTLTATGKDSSGNNVAISTEVQGIVDSVDLTSSPPLLSIGGHSYTTDKIKRVLRPTTTSS from the coding sequence ATGGCAGTCGATGCAACCATGCCGTCAACGGTCGTCTCGGCGGCCGGTACCGGCACCGCCACCAGCAACAACACCGCGTCGACGGCGACGACGGGGATCGCGGATAATTTCCAGACCTTCCTGACGCTGCTGACCACGCAGCTTCAGCACCAGAATCCGCTGGATCCGCTCGACACCAACCAGTTCACCCAGCAGCTCGTGCAGTTTGCCGGCATCGAACAGCAGCTCAAGTCGAACGAGCAGTTGAAGTCGCTGGTGGAGATCGAAAAGAGCACGCAGGCGACGAACGCGCTGATCTATGTCGGCAATACCGTTGCCGTCGACGGCAGCAAGGCGGTGTTCGACAAATCGGCGACCTGGAATTTCCAACCCGACAAAGACATCACCGCGACGATTACGATCACCAATTCGGCGGGACAGACGGCCTATACCGGCAACTATCCCCTGAAGAAGGCAGGCTCGAGTTTCATCTGGGATGGCAGGGGGAATGACGGCGTCCAGTGGCCGGCCGGCACCTACACCTTGACTGCAACCGGCAAGGACAGTTCGGGCAACAACGTCGCGATTTCCACCGAAGTCCAGGGCATAGTGGATTCGGTCGATCTGACCTCCTCTCCGCCGTTGCTGTCGATCGGCGGGCACAGCTACACCACTGACAAAATCAAGCGGGTGCTCCGCCCGACCACGACCTCCAGCTAG
- a CDS encoding flagellar hook-length control protein FliK yields the protein MANTSFQSAAARSARPDSEPPAGNDSFAALVDSNTAASRNDNRAPDAAPAPRRSDDAQAASDNRSRDDAAASDKAERAARNDSNDRNAAAKARSDKARDDGKVDTNADTDTDTNAATTRRAKSKSDAPKSEAKSDETTPGSSGDASAAADQTEAAQDGTSVVTADAIAVAIPAAAAPAATASATQATDKATAPLAIAAAAIAASASLAAETAPAAEAAATATQPATANAAQADGAKTSAQGAVGQAISVQAASADASITTGIAQAASAVAATPAATKATAQLKNPDLARKGATTVVEQTGTTDGTDTATPATSAADTVVPAVTPATEAAGKPKTENGIVDAVKTDASGNSIAPPAANAQAHAHLAAPDIGQTTINASAGGLHAAGAIQGQQSAAAATTPAAATQLTATAAASTPVPVSGLAMEIAASARSGKTRFEIRLDPAELGRIDVRIDVDRHGQVTSHLTVERPETLSMLRQDANQLQRALDNAGLSTGNGGLQFSLRDQSSQGQNDGNQSNPNAHRIVVSEEDSVPAVVAGRSYGRMLGASGGVDIRI from the coding sequence TTGGCAAACACATCTTTTCAGAGCGCGGCGGCGAGGTCCGCCCGGCCGGATTCCGAGCCACCGGCCGGAAACGACAGCTTCGCGGCGCTGGTCGATAGCAATACGGCCGCCAGCCGCAATGACAATCGCGCGCCGGACGCAGCGCCCGCCCCGCGCCGCTCCGACGATGCGCAAGCCGCCTCCGACAACCGATCGCGCGACGATGCTGCCGCATCTGACAAGGCCGAGAGGGCCGCGCGCAACGATTCGAATGATCGCAACGCCGCGGCCAAGGCACGCAGCGACAAGGCACGCGACGACGGCAAAGTCGACACCAACGCGGATACCGATACCGACACCAACGCCGCGACAACCCGCCGCGCCAAATCGAAGTCTGATGCGCCGAAGTCAGAGGCGAAGTCCGACGAGACGACGCCAGGCTCTTCCGGCGACGCTTCCGCAGCAGCCGATCAGACCGAAGCGGCGCAGGATGGAACGTCCGTGGTAACGGCCGACGCCATTGCTGTTGCCATCCCTGCTGCCGCAGCGCCGGCAGCGACAGCTTCCGCGACACAAGCAACCGACAAGGCGACCGCGCCGCTTGCCATCGCAGCCGCGGCGATCGCAGCCTCCGCTTCGCTTGCCGCCGAGACGGCGCCCGCCGCTGAAGCCGCCGCCACCGCAACCCAACCCGCAACCGCAAACGCCGCGCAGGCCGACGGCGCCAAGACCAGCGCGCAAGGCGCGGTCGGCCAGGCCATCAGCGTCCAGGCCGCATCCGCCGACGCATCCATTACAACCGGCATCGCGCAGGCCGCTTCAGCGGTCGCGGCGACACCTGCCGCCACCAAAGCCACCGCGCAGCTCAAGAACCCCGATCTCGCACGGAAAGGCGCTACGACGGTAGTCGAGCAGACCGGCACCACCGACGGCACCGATACCGCCACCCCCGCAACATCTGCCGCGGACACCGTTGTGCCCGCCGTCACGCCGGCGACCGAAGCCGCAGGCAAGCCGAAGACCGAGAATGGCATCGTCGACGCCGTGAAGACCGACGCCTCAGGCAATTCGATTGCGCCGCCGGCCGCCAACGCCCAGGCCCACGCGCATCTTGCCGCCCCCGATATCGGCCAGACGACGATCAATGCCTCCGCGGGCGGCCTGCACGCAGCCGGCGCGATCCAGGGGCAGCAATCGGCCGCTGCCGCCACGACGCCGGCTGCCGCGACCCAGCTTACCGCCACGGCCGCCGCAAGCACGCCGGTGCCGGTGAGCGGACTTGCGATGGAAATCGCCGCGTCTGCCAGGAGCGGCAAGACCCGTTTCGAAATCCGTCTCGATCCCGCCGAACTCGGTCGCATCGACGTCCGCATCGATGTCGACCGCCACGGCCAGGTGACCTCGCATCTGACCGTCGAACGGCCGGAGACGCTGTCGATGCTGCGTCAGGACGCCAACCAGTTGCAGCGCGCACTCGACAACGCCGGACTCTCGACCGGTAATGGCGGCCTGCAGTTCAGCCTGCGCGACCAGTCCTCGCAGGGCCAGAACGACGGTAACCAGTCCAATCCCAATGCACATCGCATCGTCGTCAGCGAGGAAGACAGCGTGCCGGCCGTTGTCGCCGGCCGCAGCTATGGCCGCATGCTCGGTGCGAGCGGCGGCGTGGATATCAGGATTTAA
- the mnmA gene encoding tRNA 2-thiouridine(34) synthase MnmA yields MRNSLDLEGRPQDTRIVVAMSGGVDSSVTAALLKSEGYDVVGITLQLYDHGAATHRKGACCAGRDIHDARNVAERIGIPHYVLDYESRFRESVIDNFADSYALGETPVPCIECNRSVKFRDLLATARELDASALATGHYVASRRLADGSRALVCAADADRDQSYFLFATTREQLDYLRFPLGDMTKPQARELARRFGLEVADKQDSQDICFVPTGRYTDIIGRLKPGAIEPGDIVDLEGRTIGRHQGIVHFTVGQRKGLGIASGAPLYVVKLDAASRRVVVGPREALRMDRIRLRDVNWIGDGPLDRVIGDGIEMFVRVRSTRAPQPAWLRAVDGDYEVELVAGEEGVSPGQACVFYDAPAGQARVLGGGFIKSATARHTAARAGRQETAAPLAEVMRT; encoded by the coding sequence ATGCGAAACAGTCTGGATCTCGAAGGCCGTCCGCAGGACACGCGGATCGTGGTCGCCATGTCCGGCGGCGTCGATTCCTCGGTGACGGCTGCCTTGCTGAAGTCCGAGGGCTACGACGTGGTCGGGATCACGCTGCAGCTTTACGACCATGGCGCGGCCACCCATCGCAAGGGCGCCTGCTGCGCCGGCCGCGACATCCACGATGCCCGCAACGTCGCCGAGCGGATCGGCATCCCGCATTACGTGCTCGATTACGAAAGCCGCTTCCGCGAATCCGTGATCGACAATTTTGCCGACAGCTACGCGCTCGGTGAAACGCCGGTGCCCTGCATCGAGTGCAACCGCTCGGTCAAGTTTCGCGATCTGCTGGCGACCGCGCGCGAGCTCGACGCGAGTGCGCTCGCGACCGGACACTACGTTGCCTCGCGCCGCCTTGCCGACGGATCGCGCGCGCTGGTGTGCGCCGCCGATGCCGATCGCGACCAGAGCTATTTCCTGTTCGCGACCACGCGCGAGCAGCTCGACTATCTGCGCTTTCCGCTTGGCGACATGACCAAGCCGCAGGCCCGCGAACTGGCGCGGCGCTTCGGCCTCGAAGTCGCCGACAAGCAGGACAGCCAGGATATCTGCTTCGTGCCGACCGGCCGCTACACCGACATTATCGGCCGCCTGAAGCCGGGTGCGATCGAGCCCGGCGACATCGTCGATCTTGAAGGCCGTACAATCGGCCGGCATCAGGGGATCGTTCATTTCACCGTCGGCCAGCGCAAGGGGCTTGGCATCGCCTCCGGCGCGCCGCTCTATGTCGTCAAGCTCGACGCGGCGAGCCGCCGCGTCGTGGTGGGGCCGCGCGAGGCGCTGCGGATGGATCGCATCCGCTTGCGCGACGTCAACTGGATCGGCGACGGTCCGCTCGACCGCGTCATCGGCGACGGCATCGAGATGTTCGTGCGCGTGCGTTCGACGCGCGCGCCGCAGCCGGCGTGGCTGCGCGCGGTCGATGGCGATTACGAGGTCGAACTCGTTGCCGGCGAAGAGGGCGTATCGCCCGGCCAGGCCTGCGTGTTCTACGATGCGCCTGCGGGACAGGCGCGCGTGCTCGGCGGCGGGTTCATCAAGAGCGCGACCGCGCGGCACACGGCGGCGAGGGCAGGGCGGCAGGAAACCGCTGCACCGCTTGCCGAGGTGATGCGCACTTAA
- a CDS encoding methyltransferase domain-containing protein, which produces MAGDIDRDGVEKAYGRWAPVYDLVFGKVFDEGRRSTIAEADKIGGRVLDVGVGTGLSLSEYSRNTKLCGVDISEPMLRRARKRVREFGLTNVETLAVMDAKNLAFPDSFFDAVVAQYVITAVPDPERTLDDFIRVLKPGGELILVNHIGAESGPRRVFELAFAPLARRLGWRPEFPWERLTNWAAKHGGVTLTERRPMPPMGHFSLIRFRKS; this is translated from the coding sequence ATGGCTGGGGACATCGACCGCGATGGGGTCGAAAAGGCTTATGGACGCTGGGCGCCGGTCTACGATCTTGTTTTCGGCAAGGTGTTCGACGAGGGCCGCCGGTCGACCATTGCCGAAGCCGACAAGATCGGCGGGCGCGTTCTCGATGTCGGCGTCGGCACCGGGCTGTCGCTCTCCGAATATTCGCGCAACACGAAATTATGCGGCGTCGATATTTCCGAGCCGATGCTGCGGCGGGCGCGGAAGCGCGTGCGCGAGTTCGGCCTGACCAATGTCGAAACGCTTGCGGTGATGGACGCCAAGAACCTGGCGTTTCCGGACTCGTTTTTCGATGCGGTGGTGGCGCAATATGTCATCACGGCGGTGCCGGATCCGGAGCGCACGCTGGATGATTTCATCCGCGTGCTGAAACCCGGCGGCGAGCTCATTCTGGTCAATCACATCGGCGCCGAAAGCGGCCCTCGCCGCGTGTTCGAGCTGGCGTTCGCGCCACTGGCGCGGCGGCTGGGCTGGCGGCCGGAATTCCCGTGGGAACGTCTGACCAATTGGGCCGCCAAACATGGCGGCGTGACCCTGACCGAGCGGCGGCCGATGCCGCCGATGGGACATTTTTCGCTGATCCGTTTTCGGAAATCGTGA